A window from Theropithecus gelada isolate Dixy chromosome 1, Tgel_1.0, whole genome shotgun sequence encodes these proteins:
- the FCAMR gene encoding high affinity immunoglobulin alpha and immunoglobulin mu Fc receptor isoform X1, whose product MDGEATLKLREQKEVARRGTEVDYSRLIAGTLPQSHLTNRKAGWKMPFFFILCLLQGSSFTLPQERPHPRWLWEGSLPSRTHLRTMGTLRPSSPLCWREESSFAAPNALKGSRLVSGEPGGAVTIRCHYAPSSVNRHQRKYWCRLGPPRWICQTIVSTSHYTHHRYRDRVALTDFPQRGLFVVRLSQLSPDDIGCYLCGIGSENAMLFLSMNLTISAGPSSTLPTATPAVGELTMRSYGTAFPVANRWTPGTTQTSGQGTAWDTVASTPGTSMTTASAEGSQTPGATRLAAPGTGSWAEGSVKVPAPIPESPAAKSRSMSNTTEGVWGGTRSSVTNGARASKDRREMTTTKADRPKEDTEGVRITLDAAKNVLGTIRPPALVSETLAWEILPQATPVSKQQSLGYVGETTPAAGVCTLGTPAAGVWTSIEAASGEGSAAGDLDAATGDRGPQATLSQAPAVGPWRPPGKESSVKSAFPEDESSSRTLAPVSTMLALFMLMALVLLQRKLRRRRTSQEAERVTLIQMTHFLEVNLQPDQLPHVERKMLQDDSLPAEASLTAPERNPGP is encoded by the exons ATGGATGGAGAGGCcacactgaagctcagagaacaaAAG GAAGTGGCGAGGAGAGGAACAGAAGTGGACTACTCCAGGCTCATTGCTGGCACTTTACCACAATCTCACTTAA CCAACAGGAAGGCAGGATGGAAAATGCCTTTCTTCTTCATACTGTGCCTGCTACAAG GTTCTTCTTTCACCCTTCCACAAGAAAGACCCCATCCGAGATGGCTGTGGGAGGGCTCTCTCCCCTCCAGGACCCATCTCCGGACCATGGGAACACTCAGGCCTTCGTCGCCCCTCTGCTGGAGGGAGGAGAGCTCCTTTGCAG CTCCAAATGCATTGAAGGGCTCAAGGCTGGTGTCTGGGGAGCCTGGAGGAGCTGTCACCATCCGCTGCCATTATGCCCCCTCATCTGTCAACAGGCACCAAAGGAAGTACTGGTGCCGTCTGGGGCCCCCAAGATGGATCTGCCAGACCATTGTGTCCACCAGCCACTACACTCACCATCGCTATCGTGACCGTGTGGCCCTCACAGACTTTCCACAGAGAGGCCTGTTTGTGGTGAGGCTGTCCCAACTGTCCCCGGATGACATCGGATGCTACCTCTGCGGCATTGGAAGTGAAAATGCCATGCTGTTCTTAAGCATGAATCTGACCATCTCTGCAG GTCCCTCCAGCACCCTCCccacagccactccagctgttGGGGAGCTCACCATGCGATCCTATGGAACAGCATTTCCGGTGGCCAATAGATGGACCCCAGGAACCACCCAGACCTCAGGACAGGGGACAGCATGGGACACAGTTGCTTCAACTCCAGGAACCAGCATGACCACAGCTTCAGCTGAGGGAAGCCAAACCCCAGGAGCAACCAGGCTAGCAGCTCCAGGGACAGGCAGCTGGGCGGAGGGTTCCGTCAAAGTACCAGCTCCCATTCCAGAGAGTCCAGCTGCAAAAAGCAGAAGCATGTCCAATACAACAGAAGGTGTTTGGGGGGGCACCAGAAGCTCAGTGACAAACGGGGCGAGAGCCAGCAAGGACAGGAGGGAGATGACAACTACCAAGGCTGATAGGCCAAAGGAGGACACAGAGGGGGTCAGGATCACTCTTGATGCGGCCAAAAATGTCCTAGGAACCATTAGGCCACCAGCTCTGGTCTCAGAAACTCTGGCCTGGGAAATCCTCCCACAAGCAACGCCAGTTTCTAAGCAACAATCTCTGGGCTATGTTGGAGAAACAACTCCAGCTGCAGGCGTGTGTACCTTGGGAACTCCAGCTGCAGGTGTGTGGACCAGCATAGAGGCAGCATCTGGGGAAGGAAGTGCTGCAGGGGACCTAGATGCTGCCACTGGAGACAGAGGTCCCCAAGCAACGCTGAGCCAGGCCCCGGCAGTAGGACCCTGGAGGCCCCCTGGCAAGGAGTCCTCTGTGAAGAG TGCTTTTCCAGAAGATGAAAGCAGCTCTCGGACCCTGGCTCCTGTCTCTACCATGCTGGCCCTGTTTATGCTTATGGCTCTGGTTCTATTGCAAAGGAAGCTCCGGAGAAGGAGGACCT CTCAAGAGGCAGAAAGGGTCACCCTAATTCAGATGACACATTTTCTGGAAGTGAACCTCCAACCAGACCAGCTGCCCCATGTGGAAAGAAAGATGCTCCAGGATGACTCTCTTCCTGCTGAGGCCAGCCTGACTGCCCCAGAGAGGAATCCAGGACCCTGA
- the FCAMR gene encoding high affinity immunoglobulin alpha and immunoglobulin mu Fc receptor isoform X2, whose product MDGEATLKLREQKEVARRGTEVDYSRLIAGTLPQSHLTNRKAGWKMPFFFILCLLQGSSFTLPQERPHPRWLWEGSLPSRTHLRTMGTLRPSSPLCWREESSFAAPNALKGSRLVSGEPGGAVTIRCHYAPSSVNRHQRKYWCRLGPPRWICQTIVSTSHYTHHRYRDRVALTDFPQRGLFVVRLSQLSPDDIGCYLCGIGSENAMLFLSMNLTISAVLFQKMKAALGPWLLSLPCWPCLCLWLWFYCKGSSGEGGPLKRQKGSP is encoded by the exons ATGGATGGAGAGGCcacactgaagctcagagaacaaAAG GAAGTGGCGAGGAGAGGAACAGAAGTGGACTACTCCAGGCTCATTGCTGGCACTTTACCACAATCTCACTTAA CCAACAGGAAGGCAGGATGGAAAATGCCTTTCTTCTTCATACTGTGCCTGCTACAAG GTTCTTCTTTCACCCTTCCACAAGAAAGACCCCATCCGAGATGGCTGTGGGAGGGCTCTCTCCCCTCCAGGACCCATCTCCGGACCATGGGAACACTCAGGCCTTCGTCGCCCCTCTGCTGGAGGGAGGAGAGCTCCTTTGCAG CTCCAAATGCATTGAAGGGCTCAAGGCTGGTGTCTGGGGAGCCTGGAGGAGCTGTCACCATCCGCTGCCATTATGCCCCCTCATCTGTCAACAGGCACCAAAGGAAGTACTGGTGCCGTCTGGGGCCCCCAAGATGGATCTGCCAGACCATTGTGTCCACCAGCCACTACACTCACCATCGCTATCGTGACCGTGTGGCCCTCACAGACTTTCCACAGAGAGGCCTGTTTGTGGTGAGGCTGTCCCAACTGTCCCCGGATGACATCGGATGCTACCTCTGCGGCATTGGAAGTGAAAATGCCATGCTGTTCTTAAGCATGAATCTGACCATCTCTGCAG TGCTTTTCCAGAAGATGAAAGCAGCTCTCGGACCCTGGCTCCTGTCTCTACCATGCTGGCCCTGTTTATGCTTATGGCTCTGGTTCTATTGCAAAGGAAGCTCCGGAGAAGGAGGACCT CTCAAGAGGCAGAAAGGGTCACCCTAA